AAGGACAGCGCTTCGCGATTACAGGTGCTGGAAGAGGAATCGGCAAAGCAATTGGAAAAAGATTCGCCGAATTGGGTGCAAGGGTCTCAGCATGGGACTTAAATTTAGCAGAAATTGCCTCAGATCCTGCTTTTGAACATAGCGCACAAGTGGATGTAACCGATGAAGCATCGGTTTCCAAGGGAATTGAAGCAAGCTTGGGAGCACTTGGGGGCTTGGAAGGATTGATTGCAAGTGCTGGAATTAACGGACCAACTAAGCCAACCTGGGAATATTCTCTTTCGGATTGGCAGCAAGTCCTTGATGTTGATTTAACTGGAGTCTTCCTTTCTGTAAGATCAGTACTTTCTCA
The SAR324 cluster bacterium DNA segment above includes these coding regions:
- a CDS encoding SDR family NAD(P)-dependent oxidoreductase; this translates as MSFDLEGQRFAITGAGRGIGKAIGKRFAELGARVSAWDLNLAEIASDPAFEHSAQVDVTDEASVSKGIEASLGALGGLEGLIASAGINGPTKPTWEYSLSDWQQVLDVDLTGVFLSVRSVLS